TCAATTACCAAGAGCATTAAGCTATCTGTTTAAAAAAGAGCAAGGAAAAGGCGTGAAAGGCGATGTATCTTCTTTTGCGGCACTTTGTACCGCTCTTTCCGCAACCATTGGAACGGGCAACATTGTGGGGGTTGCCACAGCAATTCAAACGGGCGGACCCGGAGCGATGTTTTGGATGTGGCTAGTCGCCTTATTAGGTATGGCAACCAAATATGCGGAATGTTTATTAGCGGTGAAGTATCGAGTGCGTGATAAACAAGGGTTTATGGCTGGTGGACCAATGTATTATATTGAACGGGGACTAGGGCTTAAATGGCTAGCGAAATTATTCGCTATTTTTGGGGTATTAGTCGCCTTTTTTGGGATTGGAACTTTCCCACAAATTAATGCTATTACTTCGGCAATGCAAGATACTTTCAGTGTACCAATTCCTTTTACTGCCGCAGTGATAACAGCTTTGGTTGCATTGATTATTTTAGGTGGCGTGAAACGAATTTCTTCAGTGTCTTCCTATATTGTGCCATTTATGGCGATTTTTTATGTGGCAACTTCCATTATTATTTTATTAATGAACCTAGATAAAGTCCCAGCGGCTTTGTCTTTAATTGTTCGCAGTGCATTTGATCCTACTGCCGCTTTAGGGGGGGCATTGGGTTATACTGTGATGCAAGCTATTCAATCAGGAGTGGCAAGGGGGATATTTTCCAATGAATCAGGTTTAGGGAGTGCCCCTATTGCCGCCGCTGCTGCACAAACGAAAGAACCTGCTCGCCAGGGATTAATTTCTATGACGGGGACGTTTTTAGATACGATTATTGTTTGCTCAATGACAGGGTTAGTGTTGGTTATTACGGGTGTATGGCAATCTCCTGATTTAGCTGGAGCAGTGGTAACCAATTATGCTTTTTCACAAGGACTAGGGAGCAATATTGGGGCAACAATTGTTACACTTGGACTATTATTTTTCGCCTTTACAACAATTTTAGGTTGGTGTTATTACGGCGAACGTTGTTTTGTTTATCTTGTTGGCATAAAAGGCATTAAGATCTATCGTAGTGTTTTTATTATTTTAGTCGGTTGTGGTGCATTTATTCATTTAGATTTAATCTGGATTTTAGCGGATATTGTTAATGGACTTATGGCGTTTCCTAACTTAATTGCGTTGGTAGGGTTGCGTAAAGTGATTATTGAAGAAACGAAAGATTATTTTTATCGTTTGAAATATCATCAATTTGATCAAGATGAACAAATGGAAAATTAATTGCGCTGTAATAAACAATAAGGGCGACAGCGATTGCCCTTGTTGCCTAAATTTTTATTATCCTGCTAACTATAGCATCTTTGTGCAGAAAAAAAAGCAGATTAATATAAATCTTCGAGCCAGATCATATTTTACATATTTTGTTATATTTTTTACTAAATAATACTTGAAAACTCTTGTGCTAGGGATTATGTTGTATCTAACAATTAATAAAAATTGTTGTTCAACTACTAAAAAGAGGTAAATATTATGACTGTTAATATCACAAGTAAACAAATGGATATTACCCCTGCGATTCGTGCTCATATTGAAGAACGTCTTACTAAACTAGAAAAATGGCAAACTCAGTTAATTAATCCTCATTTTATCTTAAATAAGATCCCTAAAGGTTTTGCTGTTGAAGCCTCTATTGGCACGCCGATTGGTGATTTATTTGCCAGTGCTGAAGGCGATGATATGTATAAAGCCATTAATGATGTAGAAGAAAAATTGGAACGACAATTAAATAAATTACAACATAAAGGTGAAGCACGTCGTGCCAATGAACGTTTAAAAGATTCTTTCGTTGAATAATGATTTATTAAGCAAAGATCTTTGCCCGCTTAAGCGGGCATTTTTTTGTCAGTTGGTCGGGGAATTTGAGCTGAGATTTAAAGTGCGGTCAGATTCGGATTAAAATTTATTGATTTGCTCAGTTGATCTTTCTACAATGTGATTATGTCTTTAGTTAATGGAATTGAATATGTCATTGGATCTTACCGAAATTCGCCAACAGATTACACAAATTGATCGCCGTCTATTAGAATTATTATCAGAACGTCATCGGTTAGCTTTTGATGTGGTGCGTAGTAAAGAAATTACTCAAAAACCCTTGCGTGATGAAGAACGTGAACAGCAATTATTGCAAGAGTTGGTGCAGTTTGCACAAAGTCAAAATTATCAACTAGAACCACAATATATCACACAAATTTTTCAAAAAATTATTGAAGATTCGGTATTAACTCAGCAGGTTTACTTACAAAAAAAACTTAATCAGCAACGTGAGCAACATATTCATATTGCTTTCCTAGGCAAGCGTGGTTCTTATTCCCATTTGGCGGCGCGTAACTATGCCACAAGGTATCAAGAAGAACTAATTGAGTTAAGTTGTGAGTCTTTTCAGCAAGTATTTGAGCGAGTGCAACAGGGAGAAGCGGATTATGGTATTTTGCCATTAGAAAATACCACTTCTGGTTCAATTAATGAAGTTTATGATTTATTACAACATACAGATTTATTTATTGTCGGCGAGCTAGCTTATCCGATTAAACATTGTGTGTTAGCCACAACCCAAGCAGAGTTAAGTGAAATTGATACGTTATATAGCCACCCTCAGGTTATCCAACAATGTAGCCAGTTTATCCAAACCTTAGATCGTGTGCATATTAAATATTGCGAGAGCAGCTCCCACGCAATGCAATTAGTGGCAAGTTTAAATAAACCTCATATTGCCGCATTAGGGAATGAAGATGGCGGAAATTTATATGGTTTACAAGTATTAAAAAGTGATATTGCTAATCAGCGAAATAATATTACAAGATTTATTATTGTGGCGAAAAAAGCCTTGGCAGTTTCACCACAAATACCGACAAAAACCTTATTATTAATGACGACTTCACAACAAGCTGGTGCATTGGTGGACGCTTTAATGGTGTTTAAACAACATAAGGTAAAAATGACGAAATTAGAATCTCGCCCCATTTATGGTAAACCTTGGGAAGAAATGTTCTATTTAGAAATTGAAGCCAATACTCATCACCCTGATACGCAAAAAATGTTAGCAGAATTGCAACAATATAGTGCATTCTTAAAAGTGCTAGGGTGCTATCCAAGTGAGATTGTAAGAGCGGTGGATATTTAAGTTTTTTAAGGCTAAGAGAAATTCTTAGCCTTATTTTTAATTACATAACAATATTATAGCCAATGACAGCTAACATAGCCCCTAAAACTGGACCTAATACAGGGATCCAAGCATATGACCAATCTGGTGATGTATTAAGTTTTTTACTGAGTAAAGCTAAGGCGATACGAGGCCCTAAATCACGAGCAGGGTTAATGGCATAGCCTGTTGTGCCACCGAGGCTTAAACCGATTGCCCAGACAAGTAATGCAACAGGTAATGCCCCTATTGAGCCTAATCCAATGGGTGTAACGCCAGTTGTGCCGGGAAGAATAATTTCGCCAGCAGTAATATAGAAAATGACGGAAACTAATACAGTTGTTCCGATAATTTCACAGATTAAATTGCTTGAATAACGCCGAATAGCGGGTTCGGTACAAAAACAAGCACGTTTTGCTCCTGCTTCTTCGGTAATTTGAAAATGATCACGATAAAATAGATAAACAATGAAACCACCTAGTGTTCCACCAACGAATTGAGCTATTACATAGCCAAGTACAAATGCCCAATCAAATGTGCCATTGAGTGCTAGACCTAAGGTTACAGCGGGATTTAAATGTGCACCGCTGTATGGACTTGTTGCCACGACAGCTACATAAACGGCAAAGCCCCAAGCGGCAGTAATCACGATCCAACCAGAATTATGACCTTTAGTTTGTTTTAAGCATACATTAGCAACTACTCCGTTTCCCATTAGTACTAATAGAGCTGTACCTAAAAACTCTGCGATATAAGCGTTCATGTGGTTCTCCAATGTAAAGTAATTTAGTGCAGGATTATGTTGTAAGCATAATCTTAGCGGTAATTTATAATCGTTCTACTTTGAAATAATACTGTGTTGGCACGCTGTATTATTTGTTATTTTAAATAGAAGCAACTATAACTTGTGATGAGTTCGTTAACATTGCAATAAATTATTTTTTGCTTGGAGTAGGAATATGCTGTTTAACATTATTATGTGTAAGTTATAAAAATGCAATGTAGGATCAAAATAAATATTTCACTTTGTGAGCTAGTTCAAATAATCACATAAAAAATAGGGGTATTTTTTGAAGTCTGTCAAAAAATTGAAAAAATCTATTTGTTGTTTTGAGCGATTTTAATTATGTTATATGGGTGATTTGTTCGTTTATGCTCAATAAATATATTGTTTGAGTAATTTGGAGTATTTTATCAACCATACTTTCTTAGGGGGAAGTTTATGACACAGAAAAAGTACATCATTGCTTTAGATCAAGGAACGACTAGCTCACGCGCAGTTTTATTAGATCATGATGCAAATGTTGTAGAAATTGCTCAACGAGAGTTTACTCAAATTTATCCGCAAGCAGGTTGGGTAGAACATAATCCTATGGAAATTTGGGCAAGTCAAAGTTCAACATTAAATGAGGTAGTGGCGAAAGCAGGGATCAGTTCAGATCAAATTGCCGCCATAGGGATAACTAACCAACGAGAAACGACCATTGTATGGGATAAAACAACAGGCAAGCCCGTTTATAATGCGATTGTTTGGCAATGCAGACGCACTTCTGATATTACTGATCAACTTAAAGCCGATGGATATGAAGACTATATTCGTAAAACTACAGGATTAGTGGTTGATCCTTATTTTTCTGGTACAAAAATTAAATGGATATTAGATCATGTGGAGGGAGCTAGAGAAAGGGCGAAAAAAGGCGAATTATTATTTGGAACAGTAGATACTTGGTTGGTTTGGAAATTAACCCAAGGGCGTGTACATGTTACAGATTATACGAATGCTTCCCGTACTATGTTGTTCAATATTCATACTTTGCAATGGGATGAAAAAATGTTAGAAATTTTGGATATTCCAAAACAAATGCTACCTGAAGTCCGTAATTCATCGGAAATTTATGGTAAAACCAATATTGGAGGGAAAGGAGGAGTACGAATTCCGGTGGCAGGTATAGCAGGTGATCAGCAGGCTGCACTTTATGGACATTTATGTGTTAACGCAGGGCAAGCTAAAAATACCTATGGTACAGGTTGCTTTATGTTAATGCATACAGGCGATAAAGCAATTCAATCAGAAAATGGTTTATTGACCACAATTGCTTGTAATGCCAAAGGCGAACCAGCCTATGCGTTAGAAGGCGCTGTATTTATTGGCGGTGCTTCGATCCAGTGGTTACGTGATGAGATGAAAATTGTACATGATAGTTCTGATTCAGAATATTTCGCACAAAAAGTTAAGGATTGTAATGGTATTTATGTGGTACCTGCTTTTGCTGGATTAGGAGCACCATATTGGGATCCTTATGCAAGAGGGGCAATTTTGGGGTTAACAAGAGGTGCTAATCGTAATCATATTGTACGAGCTACATTGGAGTCTATTGCTTATCAAACTCGTGATGTGTTAGAAGCGATGCAATCTGATTCAGGGCAAAAATTGAAGTCATTACGTGTAGATGGTGGTGCAACCGCAAATAATTTTTTAATGCAATTCCAAGCGGATATTTTAGCTACACCAGTTGAGCGCCCTGTTGTTAAGGAAGTTACAGCACTTGGTGCAGCTTATTTAGCAGGTCTTGCCACAGGGTTTTGGCAAAATCTTGATGAGCTGTGTAATAAAGCTGAAATTGAGAAAACCTTTATGCCCGATGGTGATGAGCAAAAACGTGCGAGACGTTATAAAGGTTGGCGAAAAGCGGTAAAACGTTCCTTAGAATGGGCTAAGGAAGATCTAGCTGAACAAGAGTAAATTTCAGTTAAGGCGCTAGGACAAACCAAAATGCCAGCATTTGCTGGCATTTTTTGAACAGTGTTAATATAGTCCTAACATTTTCCACCAAGCAAGTCCAACGGTAAAGAAGATAAGTTGGTTCAATAAGGTAACAATAAAGCCTGTTTTCCACCAAGTGGCTGTACTCACATAGCCTGACCCATAGAGAATAGGCCCTCTGGCATGGGTATACTGTGTTAGTGATGAATAGAGATTGCTAGTAAAGGCAAACATAAAGGCTGCTATGGCGACAGGAATATTTAGCGTAATTGTCACACCAAGGAATACGGTGTAAAGGGCGGCAATTTGAGCATTACCACTAGCAAAAAAGTAGTGGGTGTACATATAAATAGCATTTAAGATTAGCAAGATAACAATCCAATTCATTCCCCCCATAATATGAGAAAGCTCATAGCCTATCACTTGTCCAAACCAGTCGGTAAAACCGAGTTTTTTGAGCTGGCTTGCCATCATTAATAAGGCTGAGAACCAAATTAATGTATCCCAAGCCCCTTTTTCTGCTTTGATCTCTTCCCAAGTTAAGGTACTTGTAAGTAACATAACAGAAAGCCCAATTAATGCAGCAACAGTAGCATCAATATTTAACGAGGAGCCAAATACCCAGAGAATAAGCAGTAATATTACGGTAAATAGCATAACCCATTCGCCATAATTCATTTTACCCATTTCGGCGAGTTGTTGTTTTGCTAATGCAGGGGCTTCTGGTGTGCTTTTTACTTCAGGTTTAGTAAGAAAGTATACTAACAGTGGAACGAGGATTAAAGCAACCAAACAAGGCACAATGGCAATAGCTAACCAACCACCCCAGCTCATTTCTACTCCAGCATCTTTAGCCAGTTTAGCTGCCAGTAAATTACCAGTAAAAGCGGTCATAAAAATGGTTGAAGTGATATCATTGACATTACCAATACAGGTAATTAGGAATGTGCCAAGTTTTCCTCTTGTTTCTTTATCTGGATTGGAGTGATAACTGCTGGCAAGGGAACGAGCGATAGGATAAATCACGCCACCGCAACGAGCAGTATTACTTGGCATGGCAGGCGCTAAAATAAGATCGGCAAGAGCTAAACCATAGGCCAAGCCAAGGGAATGTTTACCAAAAAAACGGATCATTAATAATGCGATACGTTTACCTAATCCCGTTTTAACAAAACCTCTTGCGATTAAAAAGGCACAAACGATTAGCCAAATAAGGCTGCTATTAAATTCACTTAATGCGGTTTTAATTGAAGCGGCGGCGGTACTATCACCACCAGCAGAGGTTAAGGCATAAAGAGTAATACCAATAATACCAATTGCCCCAATAGGAAGCACATTAGCTACAATAGCAAAAATACAGCTGACAAAGATAATTAAGGTATGCCAAGCTGGTTCAGTAAGTCCCTCAGGTGGCTGGATAAAGAACCATACGCAACAGGCAAGGGCGAAAATACCTATCAAGGGGATAAATTTCACTTGATTAGGATATTGAATGTTAGACATTATTCACTCCAATTAAATTAATATATAAAAATAAATATCTTATGAAGTAAATATAGCTTATTTGTTTGAAGAATAATTTGATCTAAACAGGGTTTTTATTTGCCTTTTGATAGCTTTTGATAAACTGTTATTTCTTTACATTACCAGTGTTTTTTATGTGGTCAATTTAAATAAGATGAGGTTGATTTTGAGTTAAAGTGCGGTCAATTTTTTAATTTTTTTCAAAAATATAGATGTATTCCGATTTTTTCCCTTTAAAAACTCCTTGTGTGAAATTTAGCACCATAGACATACTTCTGTTGCCCGTAACCTTGTGAAGCAAGGCAAGTTCAGAAAAATGTATTGTCAGAGGTTAAGTTAAAACATAGAGAAAAGATTTTTCTAGGTATTTTTTGATTACTTTCTTTGTTGTACTATTTTTGTACTGTCTTCGACATACTGCTTTGTTTTATTGTAAATGGAAATGACTATAGAAATGGGAAAATGTTAGTAAAAAATGATGCAAAAACACACCGCACTTTGAGGCGGGCGAGATATAGTCGCCCCACTTTAGAATAATAACAGTGCTGGCACGCCTATGATTTGCGTCTTTCAACATTAGGGTTAAATTAAAGAAAGAAGATTAGAGTGGATAAAAGATACAATGAGGGTTACGCATTATGCGTAACCACTTATGAAAACGTAAAGCACTATTCGCTTTCTTGTTGTAAAGCGTTAAGTTTTGCTAAACCATGATCGCAACTTTTTGTTTGAGTTGCTAATTCCATTTCTAAAATTTGCTTTTTACTTTGGTTTAGACGGTTTTTCATTTTATGAATTTGAGTGTGAGTACCGGGTTGTTTTTCTGCATCAGCAATTAATTCTTCCGCTTTTTGAAAAAGTTGTTGGCATTGCTGAGGAATCGTTGTTACTTCTTTACTTAATGAAAGGAGGTTGTTTGTGCTTTCATTTGCAAGTACGGAAAAACTGGCTAATGCACCTGTAAAAATAATGAAACTTGAGAGGATTTTTTTTATCATTTTTTATTCCGTTAAGTTTGGAGATTAATAAACTGAAAC
Above is a window of Volucribacter amazonae DNA encoding:
- a CDS encoding alanine/glycine:cation symporter family protein — its product is MSLQTILTSINNLVWGAPLLILLSGTGLYLTFRLGFIQIFQLPRALSYLFKKEQGKGVKGDVSSFAALCTALSATIGTGNIVGVATAIQTGGPGAMFWMWLVALLGMATKYAECLLAVKYRVRDKQGFMAGGPMYYIERGLGLKWLAKLFAIFGVLVAFFGIGTFPQINAITSAMQDTFSVPIPFTAAVITALVALIILGGVKRISSVSSYIVPFMAIFYVATSIIILLMNLDKVPAALSLIVRSAFDPTAALGGALGYTVMQAIQSGVARGIFSNESGLGSAPIAAAAAQTKEPARQGLISMTGTFLDTIIVCSMTGLVLVITGVWQSPDLAGAVVTNYAFSQGLGSNIGATIVTLGLLFFAFTTILGWCYYGERCFVYLVGIKGIKIYRSVFIILVGCGAFIHLDLIWILADIVNGLMAFPNLIALVGLRKVIIEETKDYFYRLKYHQFDQDEQMEN
- the raiA gene encoding ribosome-associated translation inhibitor RaiA, with translation MTVNITSKQMDITPAIRAHIEERLTKLEKWQTQLINPHFILNKIPKGFAVEASIGTPIGDLFASAEGDDMYKAINDVEEKLERQLNKLQHKGEARRANERLKDSFVE
- a CDS encoding chorismate mutase — encoded protein: MSLDLTEIRQQITQIDRRLLELLSERHRLAFDVVRSKEITQKPLRDEEREQQLLQELVQFAQSQNYQLEPQYITQIFQKIIEDSVLTQQVYLQKKLNQQREQHIHIAFLGKRGSYSHLAARNYATRYQEELIELSCESFQQVFERVQQGEADYGILPLENTTSGSINEVYDLLQHTDLFIVGELAYPIKHCVLATTQAELSEIDTLYSHPQVIQQCSQFIQTLDRVHIKYCESSSHAMQLVASLNKPHIAALGNEDGGNLYGLQVLKSDIANQRNNITRFIIVAKKALAVSPQIPTKTLLLMTTSQQAGALVDALMVFKQHKVKMTKLESRPIYGKPWEEMFYLEIEANTHHPDTQKMLAELQQYSAFLKVLGCYPSEIVRAVDI
- a CDS encoding MIP/aquaporin family protein; translated protein: MNAYIAEFLGTALLVLMGNGVVANVCLKQTKGHNSGWIVITAAWGFAVYVAVVATSPYSGAHLNPAVTLGLALNGTFDWAFVLGYVIAQFVGGTLGGFIVYLFYRDHFQITEEAGAKRACFCTEPAIRRYSSNLICEIIGTTVLVSVIFYITAGEIILPGTTGVTPIGLGSIGALPVALLVWAIGLSLGGTTGYAINPARDLGPRIALALLSKKLNTSPDWSYAWIPVLGPVLGAMLAVIGYNIVM
- the glpK gene encoding glycerol kinase GlpK: MTQKKYIIALDQGTTSSRAVLLDHDANVVEIAQREFTQIYPQAGWVEHNPMEIWASQSSTLNEVVAKAGISSDQIAAIGITNQRETTIVWDKTTGKPVYNAIVWQCRRTSDITDQLKADGYEDYIRKTTGLVVDPYFSGTKIKWILDHVEGARERAKKGELLFGTVDTWLVWKLTQGRVHVTDYTNASRTMLFNIHTLQWDEKMLEILDIPKQMLPEVRNSSEIYGKTNIGGKGGVRIPVAGIAGDQQAALYGHLCVNAGQAKNTYGTGCFMLMHTGDKAIQSENGLLTTIACNAKGEPAYALEGAVFIGGASIQWLRDEMKIVHDSSDSEYFAQKVKDCNGIYVVPAFAGLGAPYWDPYARGAILGLTRGANRNHIVRATLESIAYQTRDVLEAMQSDSGQKLKSLRVDGGATANNFLMQFQADILATPVERPVVKEVTALGAAYLAGLATGFWQNLDELCNKAEIEKTFMPDGDEQKRARRYKGWRKAVKRSLEWAKEDLAEQE
- a CDS encoding DASS family sodium-coupled anion symporter produces the protein MSNIQYPNQVKFIPLIGIFALACCVWFFIQPPEGLTEPAWHTLIIFVSCIFAIVANVLPIGAIGIIGITLYALTSAGGDSTAAASIKTALSEFNSSLIWLIVCAFLIARGFVKTGLGKRIALLMIRFFGKHSLGLAYGLALADLILAPAMPSNTARCGGVIYPIARSLASSYHSNPDKETRGKLGTFLITCIGNVNDITSTIFMTAFTGNLLAAKLAKDAGVEMSWGGWLAIAIVPCLVALILVPLLVYFLTKPEVKSTPEAPALAKQQLAEMGKMNYGEWVMLFTVILLLILWVFGSSLNIDATVAALIGLSVMLLTSTLTWEEIKAEKGAWDTLIWFSALLMMASQLKKLGFTDWFGQVIGYELSHIMGGMNWIVILLILNAIYMYTHYFFASGNAQIAALYTVFLGVTITLNIPVAIAAFMFAFTSNLYSSLTQYTHARGPILYGSGYVSTATWWKTGFIVTLLNQLIFFTVGLAWWKMLGLY
- a CDS encoding DUF5339 domain-containing protein, which gives rise to MIKKILSSFIIFTGALASFSVLANESTNNLLSLSKEVTTIPQQCQQLFQKAEELIADAEKQPGTHTQIHKMKNRLNQSKKQILEMELATQTKSCDHGLAKLNALQQESE